A genomic segment from Streptomyces sp. NBC_01233 encodes:
- a CDS encoding polysaccharide deacetylase family protein, which translates to MAVAALLVAALGTACGSGDSGPDKAAKEKAAKAAEAGAAGALSAAEKAKAAQQARVVAAKKWGLRKTPLVAPPAPKEKPEITTRDGFEVEDQEEYPNVFTTVPTEDKVVFLTIDDGSEKDPEFLRMMKELKIPYTAFLSDYVVRDNYPYFKEMQAAGVTLNNHTLNHRYMPGLSYEQQREEICGQQDTIQKQFGKRPTLFRPPYGNYNQDTLRAAKSCGIKAVPLWNAEAFTNRMDYREWDRDLHPGDIILTHFRGKEDWKGTMPDMIRHVMKTVTDKGYAVARLEDYL; encoded by the coding sequence GTGGCCGTCGCAGCCCTGCTCGTCGCCGCCCTCGGAACGGCCTGCGGATCCGGGGACTCCGGGCCGGACAAGGCCGCGAAGGAGAAGGCCGCCAAGGCCGCCGAGGCGGGCGCCGCGGGTGCGCTCAGCGCCGCCGAGAAGGCCAAGGCGGCCCAGCAGGCGCGCGTCGTCGCGGCGAAGAAGTGGGGCCTGCGCAAGACCCCGCTCGTCGCCCCGCCCGCGCCGAAGGAGAAGCCCGAGATCACCACGCGGGACGGCTTCGAGGTGGAGGACCAGGAGGAGTACCCCAACGTCTTCACCACCGTCCCGACCGAGGACAAGGTCGTCTTCCTGACGATCGACGACGGGTCGGAGAAGGATCCCGAGTTCCTGAGGATGATGAAGGAGCTGAAGATCCCGTACACGGCCTTCCTCAGCGACTACGTCGTGCGGGACAACTACCCGTACTTCAAGGAGATGCAGGCCGCGGGCGTCACCCTGAACAACCACACGCTCAACCACCGCTACATGCCGGGCCTGTCGTACGAGCAGCAGCGCGAGGAGATCTGCGGTCAGCAGGACACCATCCAGAAGCAGTTCGGCAAGCGGCCGACGCTCTTCCGGCCGCCGTACGGCAACTACAACCAGGACACGCTGCGCGCGGCGAAGTCCTGCGGCATCAAGGCCGTCCCCCTGTGGAACGCCGAGGCGTTCACGAACCGCATGGACTACCGCGAGTGGGACCGGGACCTGCACCCCGGCGACATCATCCTCACGCACTTCCGCGGCAAGGAGGACTGGAAGGGCACGATGCCTGACATGATCCGTCATGTCATGAAGACCGTCACGGACAAGGGATATGCCGTGGCCCGCCTGGAGGACTATCTGTGA
- a CDS encoding class I SAM-dependent methyltransferase, with amino-acid sequence MTPEDFAALLTPEGRALLDSLRDYDPAQELAVATRLRREHPAGLVSAALGQARLRQRAVAKFGAEDAFRMYFTPGGGEMATRASVASYRAERLAALGVRSLADLCCGIGGDALALARLGIRVLAVDRDPLTVAVARANAEALGLADLIEVREADVTGVDTSGYDAVFIDPARRGGRGRVFDPESYSPPLSWAVATARTAKYAAVKIAPGIPHEAVPEEAEAEWISDHGDVKEAVLWFGTAPGTVRATLLPGPRELRTADPLPDPPAGPVGRWLYEPDGAVIRAHLVAEVAGQLDGRLIDPTIAYITADELRATPYATAYEITDVLPFGLKKLKALLRERGVGVLTVKKRGSAIEPEELRRKVKPQGPNSATVFLTRVAGAPSMLIGRPAVPPAAMPEQ; translated from the coding sequence GTGACCCCCGAAGACTTCGCCGCCCTCCTCACCCCCGAGGGCCGCGCCCTCCTCGACTCGCTCCGCGACTACGACCCAGCCCAGGAGCTGGCCGTGGCCACGCGGCTGCGCCGCGAGCACCCCGCCGGGCTGGTGTCCGCCGCGCTCGGGCAGGCCCGGCTGCGGCAGCGCGCGGTGGCTAAGTTCGGCGCCGAGGACGCCTTCCGGATGTACTTCACGCCCGGCGGCGGCGAGATGGCCACCCGCGCGTCCGTGGCCTCGTACCGGGCGGAGCGGCTCGCGGCCCTCGGCGTACGCAGCCTCGCCGACCTGTGCTGCGGCATCGGCGGCGACGCCCTCGCCCTGGCCCGGCTCGGCATCCGGGTGCTCGCGGTGGACCGCGACCCGCTGACGGTCGCCGTCGCGCGGGCCAACGCCGAGGCGCTGGGGCTGGCGGACCTGATCGAGGTCCGGGAGGCGGACGTGACCGGGGTGGACACCTCCGGCTACGACGCCGTCTTCATCGACCCGGCCCGGCGCGGGGGGCGCGGCCGGGTCTTCGACCCGGAGTCGTACTCGCCGCCGCTGTCCTGGGCCGTCGCCACCGCCCGTACGGCGAAGTACGCGGCCGTCAAGATCGCCCCCGGGATCCCGCACGAGGCCGTGCCCGAGGAGGCCGAGGCCGAGTGGATCTCCGACCACGGTGACGTCAAGGAGGCGGTGCTCTGGTTCGGGACCGCCCCCGGGACCGTGCGCGCCACCCTGCTGCCCGGGCCGCGCGAACTGCGGACCGCCGATCCGCTGCCCGATCCGCCGGCCGGCCCGGTCGGCCGCTGGCTCTACGAGCCCGACGGCGCCGTCATCCGCGCCCACCTGGTCGCCGAGGTCGCCGGACAGCTGGACGGCCGGCTCATCGACCCGACCATCGCCTACATCACCGCCGACGAGCTGCGCGCGACCCCGTACGCGACCGCGTACGAGATCACCGACGTGCTGCCCTTCGGCCTGAAGAAGCTGAAGGCCCTGCTGCGCGAGCGCGGGGTCGGCGTCCTGACCGTGAAGAAGCGCGGCTCGGCGATCGAACCGGAGGAGCTGCGCAGGAAGGTCAAACCACAGGGCCCGAACTCGGCGACGGTCTTCCTGACCCGCGTGGCGGGCGCCCCGTCGATGCTGATCGGCCGTCCCGCCGTGCCGCCTGCGGCGATGCCTGAGCAGTGA
- the alr gene encoding alanine racemase: protein MNETPTRVYAEIDLDAVRENVRALRERAPRAELMAVVKSNAYGHGAPACARAAQEAGATWLGTATPEEALALRAAGIEGRIMCWLWTPGGPWHEAVEADIDVSVSGMWALDEAREAARAAGRTARVQLKADTGLGRNGCQPADWEALVGAAVAAQAEGTVQVTGVWSHFACADEPGHPSIQLQLAAFRDMLSYAEKEGVEPEVRHIANSPATLTLPESHFDMVRCGLAVYGVSPAPELGTPAQLGLRPAMALKASLALVKTVPAGHGVSYGHHYVTGTETNLALIPAGYADGIPRHASGRGPVLVAGRIRHVAGRVAMDQFVVDLGADHARVGDEAVIFGDAERGEPTAEDWAQAADTIAYEIVTRIGGRVPRVYLGA, encoded by the coding sequence ATGAACGAGACACCGACGCGCGTGTACGCCGAGATCGATCTTGACGCCGTACGGGAGAACGTGCGCGCACTGCGCGAGCGGGCGCCCCGGGCCGAGTTGATGGCCGTGGTCAAATCGAATGCCTACGGGCACGGGGCCCCGGCCTGCGCCAGGGCCGCCCAGGAGGCCGGTGCCACCTGGCTCGGGACCGCCACCCCCGAGGAGGCGCTCGCGCTGCGCGCCGCCGGGATCGAGGGGCGGATCATGTGCTGGCTCTGGACCCCCGGCGGGCCCTGGCACGAGGCCGTCGAGGCCGACATCGACGTGTCCGTCAGCGGAATGTGGGCCCTCGACGAGGCGCGCGAGGCCGCCCGGGCCGCGGGCCGGACCGCGCGCGTCCAGCTCAAGGCCGACACCGGCCTCGGGCGCAACGGCTGCCAGCCCGCCGACTGGGAGGCGCTGGTCGGTGCGGCCGTCGCCGCCCAGGCCGAGGGGACCGTCCAGGTCACCGGGGTCTGGTCGCACTTCGCCTGTGCCGACGAGCCCGGCCACCCCTCCATCCAGCTGCAGCTCGCCGCCTTCCGCGACATGCTCTCGTACGCCGAGAAGGAGGGCGTCGAGCCCGAGGTCCGGCACATCGCCAACTCGCCGGCCACCCTGACCCTGCCCGAGTCCCACTTCGACATGGTGCGCTGCGGGCTGGCCGTCTACGGAGTCTCGCCCGCGCCCGAACTCGGCACCCCGGCCCAGCTGGGCCTGCGGCCCGCGATGGCCCTCAAGGCCTCCCTCGCCCTGGTCAAGACCGTCCCCGCCGGGCACGGCGTCAGCTACGGCCACCACTACGTCACCGGGACCGAGACGAACCTGGCGCTGATCCCGGCGGGCTACGCCGACGGCATCCCGCGGCATGCCTCCGGGCGCGGCCCGGTGCTCGTCGCCGGCCGGATCCGCCACGTCGCCGGGCGCGTCGCCATGGACCAGTTCGTGGTCGACTTGGGTGCGGACCACGCCCGCGTCGGCGACGAAGCCGTCATCTTCGGGGACGCGGAACGCGGTGAACCCACCGCCGAGGACTGGGCACAAGCGGCGGACACGATCGCGTATGAGATCGTCACCCGTATCGGTGGACGTGTGCCCCGGGTGTACCTGGGCGCCTGA
- a CDS encoding alpha/beta fold hydrolase — protein MSERSEGGGVSENWRKAGWAGAAIGVIAAGAAAGVAVERITVGRGMRRKARLALDAAGDYGALRGTEGTCRAGDATELYYEVEELPEGKRRRLRRKAASPATVVFCHGYCLSQDSWHFQRAALRGMVRAVYWDQRSHGRSARGLAQADGEPLTMEQLGRDLKAVVDAAAPEGPLILVGHSMGGMTIMGFAEQFPDIVRERVVGVALVGTSSGRLDEVTYGLPSVGVGAVRRILPGVLKALGSQVELVEKGRRATADLFAGMIKMYSFGSRDVDPGVTRFAERLIEATPIDVVAEFYPAFQTHDKTAALRLFADIPVTVIAGDKDMITPPGHSVAIKEALPSADLVVLESTGHLMMLERPETVTRLLTGLLAQTGAVPLPTPTNVGAHGRSTAGSPAQPGTGT, from the coding sequence CTGAGCGAGCGGAGTGAGGGCGGCGGCGTGAGCGAGAACTGGCGCAAGGCCGGCTGGGCCGGCGCCGCCATCGGCGTGATAGCCGCAGGCGCGGCGGCCGGTGTCGCGGTCGAACGGATCACCGTCGGGCGCGGCATGCGCAGGAAGGCGCGCCTCGCACTCGACGCCGCCGGGGACTACGGCGCCCTGCGCGGGACCGAGGGGACCTGCCGGGCCGGGGACGCCACCGAGCTCTACTACGAGGTCGAAGAGCTGCCGGAGGGCAAGCGGCGCAGGCTGCGGCGCAAGGCCGCGTCCCCGGCCACCGTCGTCTTCTGCCACGGCTACTGCCTCAGCCAGGACTCCTGGCACTTCCAGCGCGCCGCCCTGCGCGGCATGGTCCGCGCGGTCTACTGGGACCAGCGCAGCCACGGCCGCAGCGCGCGCGGCCTCGCCCAGGCGGACGGCGAGCCGCTGACCATGGAGCAGCTCGGCCGCGACCTGAAGGCCGTCGTCGACGCCGCCGCTCCCGAGGGCCCGCTGATCCTCGTGGGTCACTCGATGGGCGGAATGACCATCATGGGATTCGCCGAGCAGTTCCCCGACATCGTGCGCGAGCGCGTGGTCGGCGTGGCCCTGGTCGGGACCTCCAGCGGCCGCCTCGACGAGGTGACGTACGGGCTGCCGTCCGTCGGGGTGGGCGCCGTGCGCCGGATCCTGCCGGGCGTGCTCAAGGCGCTCGGCTCGCAGGTGGAGCTGGTGGAGAAGGGCCGCCGGGCCACCGCCGACCTGTTCGCCGGCATGATCAAGATGTATTCGTTCGGCTCCCGGGACGTGGACCCGGGCGTCACGCGCTTCGCGGAGCGGCTCATCGAGGCCACCCCGATCGACGTGGTCGCCGAGTTCTACCCGGCCTTCCAGACCCACGACAAGACGGCCGCGCTCCGGCTGTTCGCGGACATCCCGGTCACCGTCATCGCCGGCGACAAGGACATGATCACCCCGCCCGGGCACAGCGTGGCCATCAAGGAGGCGCTGCCCAGCGCCGACCTCGTGGTCCTGGAGTCCACCGGGCACCTGATGATGCTGGAGCGCCCGGAGACCGTGACGCGGCTGCTCACCGGGCTGCTGGCGCAGACCGGCGCGGTCCCGCTCCCCACACCGACTAACGTTGGGGCGCATGGAAGAAGTACCGCTGGAAGCCCAGCGCAGCCAGGCACCGGCACCTGA
- the tsaE gene encoding tRNA (adenosine(37)-N6)-threonylcarbamoyltransferase complex ATPase subunit type 1 TsaE — MEEVPLEAQRSQAPAPEAEDSTETRITVGSPDAMQELGRRIAALLRPGDLVLLTGELGAGKTTLTRGLGEGLGVRGAVTSPTFVIARVHPSLTGGPALVHVDAYRLGGGLDEMEDLDLDVSLPESVVVVEWGDGKVEELSDDRLHVVIARAVGHEEVLDDVREVSVRGVGARWTAGAGLDSLAGALSE, encoded by the coding sequence ATGGAAGAAGTACCGCTGGAAGCCCAGCGCAGCCAGGCACCGGCACCTGAGGCCGAGGACAGCACAGAGACCCGGATCACCGTCGGTTCGCCGGACGCGATGCAGGAGTTGGGCCGCAGGATCGCCGCCCTGCTGCGTCCCGGCGACCTCGTCCTGCTGACGGGTGAGCTGGGAGCGGGCAAGACCACGCTGACCCGCGGCCTGGGCGAGGGCCTGGGCGTGCGCGGGGCCGTGACCTCGCCGACGTTCGTGATCGCCCGCGTCCACCCCTCGCTGACCGGCGGGCCCGCGCTGGTGCACGTGGACGCGTACCGCCTGGGCGGCGGGCTCGACGAGATGGAGGACCTGGACCTCGACGTCTCGCTGCCCGAGTCCGTGGTCGTCGTGGAGTGGGGCGACGGCAAGGTGGAGGAGCTCTCCGACGACCGCCTGCACGTGGTGATCGCGCGCGCGGTCGGCCACGAGGAGGTGCTGGACGACGTGCGCGAGGTCTCGGTGCGCGGGGTCGGGGCGCGCTGGACCGCCGGGGCCGGGCTGGACTCCCTGGCCGGCGCCCTCTCGGAGTGA
- a CDS encoding NAD(P)H-hydrate epimerase, producing the protein MRTAYSVETVRAAERELMARLPEGALMQRAAAGLAAVCAGLLVRVYGSRIVLLVGPGDNGGDALYAGARLARRGAAVTAVPMDPERMHAGGLAALRAAGGRVEEAVPQRADLVVDGLLGIGGRGGLRPAAAALAERIPPGIPVVSVDLPSGVDADTGEVAGPAVTADVTVTFGAYKPGLLIDPGASRAGVVRLVDIGLELPSPQVEALQHADVAGLLPVPTASSDKYRRGVVGIVAGSAQYPGAAVLAVAGALRGGAGAVRYVGPAAEAVLARYPETLIGPGRVQAWVVGPGLGEGRVGEVSDLLADDVPVLVDADGLRGLDADVLRARTAPTLLTPHAGEAAALLGVSRESVEAGRLGSVRRLAAGYGVAVLLKGSTTLVASGGCAVRVNPTGSSWLATAGSGDVLSGLAGSLLAGGLSGADAGSVAAYLHGLAAGLTGGPLLAHQLAEALPAAWRRASRP; encoded by the coding sequence GGAGCCCTGATGCAGCGGGCGGCGGCCGGACTGGCCGCCGTGTGCGCGGGGCTGCTCGTACGGGTGTACGGGTCCCGGATCGTGCTGCTGGTCGGGCCCGGCGACAACGGGGGCGACGCGCTCTACGCCGGGGCGCGGCTCGCCCGGCGCGGGGCCGCGGTGACGGCGGTGCCCATGGACCCGGAACGGATGCACGCGGGCGGGCTGGCCGCGCTGCGGGCCGCCGGAGGCCGGGTCGAGGAGGCCGTCCCGCAGCGGGCGGACCTCGTGGTCGACGGGCTGCTCGGGATCGGCGGCCGGGGCGGGCTGCGGCCGGCGGCGGCCGCGCTGGCGGAACGGATCCCGCCGGGGATCCCGGTGGTGTCCGTGGACCTGCCGAGCGGGGTGGACGCGGACACCGGGGAGGTGGCGGGGCCGGCCGTCACGGCCGATGTGACGGTGACCTTCGGCGCGTACAAGCCCGGTCTGCTGATCGACCCCGGAGCCTCGCGGGCCGGGGTGGTGCGGCTGGTGGACATCGGGCTGGAGCTGCCGTCGCCGCAGGTGGAGGCCTTGCAGCACGCCGACGTCGCGGGGCTGCTGCCGGTGCCGACGGCGTCGAGCGACAAGTACCGGCGGGGCGTGGTCGGGATCGTCGCCGGCTCCGCGCAGTACCCGGGGGCGGCCGTACTGGCCGTGGCGGGAGCACTGCGGGGCGGTGCGGGTGCGGTGCGGTACGTGGGGCCGGCGGCGGAGGCCGTGCTCGCGCGGTACCCGGAGACGCTGATCGGGCCCGGCCGGGTGCAGGCGTGGGTGGTCGGGCCGGGACTGGGGGAGGGGCGCGTCGGGGAGGTCTCGGACCTGCTGGCGGACGACGTGCCGGTGCTGGTCGACGCGGACGGGCTGCGCGGGCTGGACGCGGACGTGCTGCGGGCCCGGACGGCCCCGACCCTGCTGACCCCGCACGCGGGGGAGGCGGCGGCGCTGCTCGGGGTGTCGCGGGAGTCGGTGGAGGCGGGGCGGCTGGGGTCGGTGCGGAGGCTGGCGGCCGGGTACGGGGTGGCGGTGCTGCTGAAGGGGTCGACGACGCTGGTCGCCTCCGGCGGGTGCGCCGTCCGGGTGAATCCGACGGGGAGTTCGTGGCTGGCCACCGCGGGGAGCGGGGACGTGCTGTCCGGGCTGGCCGGGTCGCTCCTGGCGGGCGGGCTGTCCGGCGCGGACGCCGGTTCGGTGGCGGCGTACCTCCACGGCCTGGCGGCCGGGCTCACCGGCGGCCCCCTCCTGGCCCACCAACTGGCCGAGGCCCTGCCGGCTGCCTGGCGGCGAGCGAGCCGGCCGTGA
- the tsaB gene encoding tRNA (adenosine(37)-N6)-threonylcarbamoyltransferase complex dimerization subunit type 1 TsaB produces the protein MLLLAVDTATPAVTVALHDGESVLAESNQVDARRHGELLLPSVDQVLAEAGLKLDALTGIVVGVGPGPYTGLRVGLVTATTFAAVLGVPVHGLCTLDGLAYAAGAAGIEGPFTVATDARRKEVYWARYEDPRTRVGEPAVDRPADIAEQVAGVPAVGQGALLYPEVFPDARGPEHQSAAALASLAAERLAAGAEFLPPTPLYLRRPDAQVPKNYKVVTPQ, from the coding sequence GTGCTCCTGCTCGCTGTAGATACCGCCACGCCCGCCGTCACCGTCGCCCTGCACGACGGCGAGTCCGTCCTCGCCGAGTCGAACCAGGTCGACGCCCGCCGCCACGGGGAGCTGCTGCTGCCCTCCGTGGACCAGGTGCTCGCCGAGGCCGGGCTGAAGCTCGACGCCCTCACCGGCATCGTCGTCGGGGTCGGCCCCGGCCCCTACACCGGGCTGCGCGTGGGCCTCGTCACCGCCACCACCTTCGCCGCCGTGCTGGGCGTGCCCGTGCACGGCCTGTGCACGCTCGACGGCCTCGCGTACGCCGCGGGCGCCGCCGGGATCGAGGGCCCCTTCACCGTCGCCACCGACGCGCGGCGCAAGGAGGTCTACTGGGCCCGGTACGAGGACCCGCGCACGCGCGTCGGAGAGCCCGCCGTGGACCGCCCGGCCGACATCGCCGAGCAGGTCGCGGGGGTGCCCGCGGTGGGCCAGGGCGCGCTCCTGTACCCCGAGGTGTTCCCGGACGCGCGCGGCCCCGAGCACCAGTCCGCCGCCGCGCTGGCCTCGCTGGCCGCGGAACGACTGGCGGCGGGAGCGGAGTTCCTGCCTCCGACCCCGCTCTACCTGCGCCGGCCCGACGCGCAGGTCCCCAAGAACTACAAGGTGGTCACCCCGCAGTGA
- the rimI gene encoding ribosomal protein S18-alanine N-acetyltransferase, whose protein sequence is MRWWDIGPVLELEHELFPEDAWSAGMFWSELAHARGPQATRRYVVAEDASGRLVGYAGLAAAGDLADVQTIAAARDQWGTGLGARLLTDLLRAATAFECAEVLLEVRVDNTRAQKLYERFGFEPIGFRRGYYQPGNVDALVMRLTDPAQARTESSESNG, encoded by the coding sequence ATGCGCTGGTGGGACATCGGACCCGTGCTGGAACTGGAGCACGAGCTGTTCCCCGAGGACGCCTGGTCCGCCGGGATGTTCTGGTCCGAACTCGCCCACGCCCGCGGCCCGCAGGCCACCCGCCGCTACGTCGTGGCCGAGGACGCGTCGGGCCGGCTCGTGGGCTACGCCGGGCTGGCCGCCGCCGGCGACCTGGCCGACGTACAGACCATCGCGGCCGCCCGCGACCAGTGGGGGACCGGGCTCGGCGCCCGGCTCCTCACCGACCTGCTGCGCGCCGCCACCGCGTTCGAATGCGCCGAGGTGCTGCTGGAGGTGCGGGTGGACAACACCCGCGCCCAGAAGCTCTACGAGCGCTTCGGCTTCGAGCCCATCGGCTTCCGGCGCGGCTATTACCAGCCCGGCAACGTCGACGCGCTCGTCATGCGACTGACCGACCCCGCACAAGCACGAACTGAGAGCAGTGAGAGCAATGGCTGA
- a CDS encoding polysaccharide deacetylase family protein, whose protein sequence is MKHARRLVAGTLAAGALALSLTGCGDSVDPTERLGGKTKQTQGTPESKQPTDTGSAAPSGAPSAPGTASDEAYKKWGLTAPLSFAPKPAQKPQLPKAAPGKVPVVDRIPVPAGEKTVFLTFDDGAEKDPEFLKMAADLKLPISMFLTDNVAASDYGHFEKLRDNGSSSTINNHTLTHPNLRTLPFEGQKKEICGQQERLEKRFGTRPPLFRPPFGNYNDDTLRAASECGVSSLVLWRASMQINNFQYAEGSALRPGDIILAHFRGPAELKGATETQMTTRMLQRIQEQGYRIGRLEDYL, encoded by the coding sequence GTGAAGCACGCGCGCCGGTTGGTAGCCGGAACGCTGGCGGCCGGCGCGCTCGCGCTGTCCCTGACGGGGTGCGGGGACAGCGTGGACCCCACCGAACGACTGGGCGGCAAGACGAAGCAGACGCAGGGGACGCCGGAGTCGAAGCAGCCGACGGACACCGGTTCCGCCGCTCCGTCGGGGGCTCCGTCGGCGCCGGGGACCGCCTCTGACGAGGCGTACAAGAAGTGGGGCCTGACGGCCCCCCTCTCCTTCGCGCCGAAGCCCGCCCAGAAGCCGCAGCTACCGAAGGCGGCCCCGGGCAAGGTCCCGGTGGTCGACCGAATACCCGTCCCGGCCGGGGAGAAGACGGTCTTCCTGACCTTCGACGACGGCGCGGAGAAGGACCCCGAGTTCCTGAAGATGGCGGCCGACCTCAAGCTGCCGATCAGCATGTTCCTCACGGACAACGTGGCCGCCTCGGACTACGGGCACTTCGAGAAGCTCCGCGACAACGGCTCGTCGAGCACGATAAACAACCACACGCTGACGCACCCGAACCTCCGGACCCTGCCCTTCGAGGGGCAGAAGAAGGAGATATGCGGCCAGCAGGAGCGTCTGGAGAAGCGCTTCGGCACGCGCCCGCCGCTCTTCCGCCCGCCCTTCGGCAACTACAACGACGACACCCTCCGGGCCGCCTCGGAGTGCGGTGTCTCGTCCCTGGTCCTGTGGCGGGCGTCGATGCAGATCAACAACTTCCAGTACGCCGAGGGCTCCGCCCTCCGCCCGGGCGACATCATCCTGGCCCACTTCCGCGGCCCGGCAGAGCTCAAGGGCGCGACGGAGACCCAGATGACGACGCGCATGCTCCAGCGGATCCAGGAACAGGGCTACCGCATAGGCCGCCTGGAGGACTACCTGTAG
- the tsaD gene encoding tRNA (adenosine(37)-N6)-threonylcarbamoyltransferase complex transferase subunit TsaD, with amino-acid sequence MADEPLVLGIETSCDETGVGIVRGTTLLADAIASSVDEHARFGGVVPEVASRAHLEAMVPTIERALKEAGVSARDLDGIAVTAGPGLAGALLVGTSAAKAYAYALGKPLYGVNHLASHICVDQLEHGPLPEPTMALLVSGGHSSLLLAPDITSDVRPLGATIDDAAGEAFDKIARVLQLGFPGGPVIDRLAREGDPKAIHFPRGLTGPRDAAYDFSFSGLKTAVARWIEAKRNAGEEVPVRDVAASFQEAVVDVLTRKAIRACKDEGVDHLMIGGGVAANSRLRSLAQERCDDAGIVLRVPRPKLCTDNGAMVAALGAEMVKRNRAPSDWDLSADSSLPVTDPHVPGEGHAHGDGHGHGHAHGHDHDHVHELSKDNLYS; translated from the coding sequence ATGGCTGACGAACCGCTCGTCCTCGGAATCGAGACGTCCTGCGACGAGACCGGCGTCGGCATCGTCCGTGGCACGACCCTGCTCGCGGACGCGATCGCGTCAAGCGTCGACGAGCACGCGCGCTTCGGCGGCGTCGTGCCCGAGGTGGCCTCGCGGGCCCACCTGGAGGCGATGGTCCCCACCATCGAGCGCGCGCTGAAGGAGGCCGGGGTCAGCGCCCGCGACCTCGACGGCATCGCGGTCACGGCCGGGCCGGGCCTCGCGGGCGCGCTGCTGGTGGGCACCTCGGCGGCCAAGGCGTACGCGTACGCGCTGGGCAAGCCGCTCTACGGGGTGAACCACCTGGCTTCGCACATCTGCGTGGACCAGCTGGAGCACGGGCCGCTGCCGGAGCCGACGATGGCGCTGCTGGTGTCCGGCGGGCACTCCTCGCTGCTGCTGGCCCCCGACATCACCTCCGACGTGCGGCCGCTCGGCGCGACCATCGACGACGCGGCGGGCGAGGCCTTCGACAAGATCGCGCGCGTGCTGCAGCTGGGCTTCCCCGGCGGTCCGGTCATCGACCGGCTCGCGCGCGAGGGCGACCCGAAGGCGATCCACTTCCCGCGCGGGCTGACCGGGCCGCGCGACGCGGCGTACGACTTCTCCTTCTCCGGGCTGAAGACGGCCGTCGCCCGCTGGATCGAGGCGAAGCGGAACGCGGGCGAGGAGGTGCCGGTGCGCGACGTGGCGGCGTCCTTCCAGGAGGCCGTGGTGGACGTGCTGACGCGCAAGGCGATCCGGGCGTGCAAGGACGAGGGCGTCGACCACCTGATGATCGGCGGCGGTGTGGCCGCCAACTCCCGGCTGCGGTCGCTGGCGCAGGAGCGGTGCGACGACGCGGGGATCGTCCTGCGGGTGCCGCGGCCGAAGCTGTGCACGGACAACGGCGCGATGGTGGCTGCGCTGGGCGCGGAGATGGTCAAGCGGAACCGGGCCCCATCCGACTGGGACCTGTCGGCGGACTCCTCGCTGCCGGTGACGGACCCGCACGTGCCGGGCGAGGGCCACGCGCACGGTGACGGCCACGGCCACGGGCACGCACACGGTCACGACCACGACCACGTGCACGAGCTGAGCAAGGACAACCTCTACTCATGA